One stretch of Cervus canadensis isolate Bull #8, Minnesota chromosome 5, ASM1932006v1, whole genome shotgun sequence DNA includes these proteins:
- the GBGT1 gene encoding globoside alpha-1,3-N-acetylgalactosaminyltransferase 1 isoform X3 translates to MKLQYEEEPSQPVAQSQYPQPKLLEQKPTELLTLTPWLAPIVSEGTFNAELLHHIYQPLNLTIGLTAFAVGNRYTRFVQHFLESAEQFFMRGYRVRYYIFTHDPQAIPRVPLGPNRHLSVVPVPGPSQWEEASTRRMEVISMHIAERAHREVDYLFCLNVDTAFRNPWGPETLGDLVAAIHPGYFTVPRHQFPYERRPVSTAFVADGEGDFYYGGAVFGGRVARVYEFTRGCHMGILADKANGITAAWQEESHLNRRFLSHKPSKVLSPEYLWDDRQPQPPSLKLIRFSTLNKDTAWLQS, encoded by the exons ATGAAGCTTCAGTACGAGGAGGAGCCGTCCCAGCCCGTGGCACA GTCACAGTACCCTCAGCCCAAGCTGCTGGAGCAAAA GCCCACAGAGCTGCTGACACTCACACCCTGGCTGGCGCCCATCGTCTCCGAGGGAACCTTCAACGCCGAGCTTCTGCATCACATCTACCAGCCGCTGAACCTGACCATCGGGCTCACGGCGTTTGCCGTGGGGAA CAGGTACACCCGGTTCGTCCAGCACTTCCTGGAGTCGGCCGAGCAGTTCTTCATGCGGGGGTACCGAGTGCGCTACTACATCTTCACTCACGACCCCCAGGCCATTCCTCGGGTCCCGCTGGGCCCCAACCGCCACCTCAGCGTTGTCCCGGTCCCCGGGCCCTCCCAGTGGGAGGAGGCCTCCACGCGCCGGATGGAGGTCATCAGCATGCACATCGCCGAGAGGGCGCACCGGGAGGTGGACTACCTCTTCTGCCTGAACGTGGACACGGCGTTCCGGAACCCGTGGGGCCCCGAGACCTTGGGGGACCTGGTGGCCGCCATCCACCCGGGCTACTTCACCGTACCCCGCCACCAGTTCCCCTATGAGCGCCGGCCCGTCTCCACCGCCTTCGTGGCAGACGGCGAGGGGGACTTCTACTATGGCGGGGCGGTCTTTGGGGGCCGGGTGGCCAGGGTGTATGAGTTCACCAGGGGCTGCCACATGGGCATCCTGGCGGACAAGGCCAACGGCATCACGGCAGCCTGGCAGGAGGAGAGCCACCTTAACCGCCGCTTCCTCTCACACAAGCCCTCCAAGGTGCTGTCCCCCGAGTACCTCTGGGACGACAGGcagccccagccccccagcctgaAGCTGATCCGCTTCTCCACCCTGAACAAGGACACCGCCTGGCTGCAGAGCTGA